Within Gemmatimonadota bacterium, the genomic segment TCGCGGCACTCACCGTCCTCGCCGGTCAAGCCCAATTAAACAAAACCTTCACCGCTCAAACAGGCGATACCTTCTTCATCCCGGCCAATCGCACCGTCACCGTCTCACCAAAAGAACAGGTGGAATATTTAATCTCATCCTGTGGGTAGAAAAATGAATCAGCGAATCGGGATTTGCACTGATTTTGGGTAGTAGGGTGGGGTTCGTCTATTCGTTGATTCGTTGATTCGTCGATTCTTAAACCTGTGCTTCGCCGTAGAGGTCAATGCGTGCGCGGAGGGAAGGCTTGATGAAAACATCATCGAGGGGAAGTTTGGAAAAAGCGTGTGCGAGAATATCGACCTGCGTGGGCACATCGAGGCGGTAATCGAGAATCAGGCGCTGTTCGCCGCGCACGACACACAGGCCACCAGTACCTCCCATGAGGTCTTCGCGGGATAAGGGAATATTCAGACGATGGGCAAGGGCTTCAAACTCTTGCAGAAGTTGGGAATCTGTCATCATATAAAAATTGGGAAAGAAACTGGAGGCAAGTCACATCTGATATTTGCAAATATAGCGAAATAAAAAAAATGCACAACCGGATCGGCGAAGGTCGGTCCAGTTTTTATGAAAGAATATGCTCTTTGATATATTCTTTCAGGGCAGATAACGTATTTGCATCCCCCGGCAAGAGCGGGAGGCCACCGATTCCATAAGACAGACTGGTATAAAAAGCGTGGGTCTGGTACGCGGAATCCACCTGAGCGGGAAACAGGACAACGGCACTTTTGAGAATGCGTTGAAAATCTGTATCTATCACCTGCCCAATAGCGTCCCGATAAGCGTGCATCTTATCAATATCTTCGCGCATGGGAATCCACGTCCCATTGTAATCTTCGCGGCGATATTTGGCGTCAAATGCATAAATAGCGCGTTCCCTACTGGATTTAGACATTCCAGCACATGCATTCGAGTTGTTGATCTCGATAATCATATCGGGCCTCAGATCATGGGTGAGCGCACGTCCCGACGAGGTGGTATAGGTCATATTGTAGAGACAACGGATGCGGTACTCGCCGCGCTGAAGATATATCGCAGAGGGTTCGCCCTGCGCGGGAGAAACGCTCAGACCGCGATTGGTCAGGTGAAAAAGGTTATCGTCACGGGTCGGAACAAAGCCGATATCACACAGCGTATGAACGAGCGTAAAATAGACCCAGTATTCGTAAAGCGCGTGTGTATCGCGAAAGGACAGATCAAATGGGCCACCCTTACAGGGCGCGAGCGCGCAGTTGAGATCTCGGATAAGCGCAAAAGCCGTCTGGTAACGCACATCGACATGAACGGGCAAAGCGTCATCGCGTCGCGCAGGTGGCAAAGGGAGCAACCGTAGGCAGTGATCCACGTATATTTTCAAACGATGTCCCAGATCGGTATGTGCAATAGATCTCGCGCGCAGTGACAGACGCTTTAAGCGTGCAACGAGATGGCGATTGAGCGATGTATCAATATCGGAATGGCGATGGGTCTCGCGCAAATGCGTACAGACGACATCGTCCGCTATAGGCAAATGCGGGAGATCAGTCTCGCTATGCGTCCAGAATTGTGGCGAGCGAATCATATCGACAATCGCATCGGGGTCGCGGCCCTGTGCGCGATCAACCGCGCGGATGCGTTGAACGGTTTTGAGATGGCGATGCGGACGTTTGAGTATCGCATGCAAAGTGCGGACGAGTTGATTCAAAAGACGATCCAGCACTTGATGAAAGTCTAAATTGTTACCCTTATCATCTGTCAGACGCGTTGAGATACGAGTTTGATCGGGCAAAAGGTAAACGAGTTCGCGGCTAATGCGCTCGAGATCGGCGCGCATGATTTGATAATCGGTTTCGTAGTCGAGATACGAGGGACGCACATCGAGTTCGGCATAGAGCAGATCGACATTATCTGAGCGAATACAAAAACGGATATGCCCCGGATGATCGCCCGTAGCGAGCCGCCCCCACAGCGCGTGCCCGTCGCGGAGAAAACCAAGGGTCTCGACGGGTTGATCGTCGATATAGACCGAAATATCTTTCTCATTGAGCGGACGAATGAGGCAGTTGCATTCGGTGGCTTCTACCAGATGATCGGAAAACACCTGCCCCTGCACGGGAGAGAGCAAAATGCGGGCATAATCATTTTCCGCAACAAGACCATCGGATGTTTTCGAAAAGGAAGCGCGGATGTGTTGACCTGAGTCCATTGTTCGCGTAGATTTCAAAAGGGTTTGTCTTCAACCATTTTACGGAGGTCGCCTGCAGTAGTGAATATAAGGAGGAGTTGTGATTCGTGCAATCTTATGGGATAATGATGGTGTGCTGGTAGATACCGAAGGTCTGTACTTTCAGGCGGGATATGAAGTATTGGCAACACAAGGCGTTGAACTAACGCATAGGGATTTTGCCGAACAATCGCTACAAAAGGGGCTGAGCGTATTCGATTTTCTGCCCGATCAAAATGCCGAATTGATAGAGCAGTTGCGCTTGGAACGCAATGCGCGGTACAGCGCATTATTAGCCGAAGGCGTGCAGGTCGTGGATGGCGTGGTCGAAACACTCGAAACATTCCATGGCCGCGTACAAATGGGCATTGTAACGGGTTCTCGCAGAGATCACTTTGACATTGTTCACGCAAAGACGGATTTACTCCCATTCTTCGATTTTGTGCTGGCAAGAGAAGATTACGAAGAAGCAAAACCACATCCAGATGCGTATTTGAAGGCCATGCGATTGCACGGACTACAACCCGATGACTGTGTAGTTGTGGAAGATTCTGAACGCGGATGTGTCGCGGCAGCAGCGGCTGGTTTGCGCGTACTCGCCGTGCCAAATGCCTTATCGAAATACGGAGATTTTTCATCTGCGTATAAAATACTGAACTCGGTGCGAGATGTCGTAGAGGAGATAGAGAAGTTAGGTTGAATATATTTTTAAGCTCTTAACAAAATGAGGTGTGTGTGATGAGTGAATTAAAAAACAATCCCCTGCTGGTCAAAGAGGGATTGCCGAGGTACGACGAAATTGAGCCAAAGCACGTTGTACCGGGCGTAAAACATATGCTATCAGAAGCAGAGAAACAGATTGCGGCATTGGAGCAAAACATGACCCCATCGTGGAATGGGTTGCTCGTCCCGCTCGAAGAACTCGACGTGCCCTTTTCTTATGCCTGGGGACCAGTGGGCCATTTGCTCAGCGTAAAAAATTCCGATGACTTGCGCGAAGCACACGAGGTAGTCCTGCAAGACGTCGTGGCATTTGGTCTGCGCGTGCAGCAAAGCCGTCCCATTTACGAAGGCCTGGTGGCAATTCGAGACGGCGAGGAATGGGCAAAGATAGATGAGGCTCAAAAGCGATGTATCGATCTGAAAATTCGCGCAGCCGAACACGCCGGAGTGGGATTAGAAGGCACAGCAAAAGAACGCTTTAATGAAATCGCCAAAGAATTGTCGCAAATTAGTACAGATTTTTCCAATCATGTACTGGATGCGACCAAAGCCTATGAACTAATTATTGAAAATAAAAAAGATACAGAAGACTGGCCGAACAGTTTGCGACAAGTAGCCGCACAATCTTATGCACAGGCCAATGAAGGCAGCGAAGCCACACCGGAAAATGGTCCCTGGCGCATTACACTGGATTTCCCGAGCTTTTATCCCTTTATGCAACACCACCGCGTGCGCGACCACCGCGAGCAAGTTTACAAAGCATACATCCAGCGCGCATCCTCTGGCGAATGGGACAACAGCAAATTGATAGCACGCACCTTAAAATTGCGCAAAGAGCAATCTGCACTCCTGGGTTTTGAGACCTATGCTGACAGGAGCCTGAATGTCAAAATGGCCCCCGATGTAGCATCTGTCGAGCGCATGATCGGCGAATTGCAAGCGGCTTCGCAGCCCCATAGCGAAAATGATTTTGGCGCGCTGGAAGCACTGGCAAAGGCAAGTGGTCAGGAAGAGCCAGTCATGCACTGGGATACGTCCTTCTGGTCAGAGCGGTTGCGCGAGCAAAAATTCGATTATACCGACGACCAGTTGCGCCCTTATTTCCCGCTACCCAAAGTACTCGATGGCATGTTTGCATTGGCAGAACGCCTTTTTGATATTGAGATCGCGCGGGCAGATGATGAAAACGCGCACAAATGGCATGAAGATGTGCAATTCTTCAAAGTGCTCCGCGATGACGAGCGCATCGCGTCGTTTTATCTGGACCCCTATTCTCGTCCAGCAGAAAAGCGTGGTGGCGCGTGGATGAACGACTGTCTGGGACGGCGATGGCTCAACGGCGAACTTCGCTTGCCCGTAGTACATCTCGTGTGCAATGGCACGCCGCCCGTGGGTGACACGCCATCGCTGATGAGTTTTTCAGAAGTGGAAACCCTGTTTCACGAGTTTGGACACGGATTGCAGGGCATGTT encodes:
- a CDS encoding HAD family phosphatase, giving the protein MIRAILWDNDGVLVDTEGLYFQAGYEVLATQGVELTHRDFAEQSLQKGLSVFDFLPDQNAELIEQLRLERNARYSALLAEGVQVVDGVVETLETFHGRVQMGIVTGSRRDHFDIVHAKTDLLPFFDFVLAREDYEEAKPHPDAYLKAMRLHGLQPDDCVVVEDSERGCVAAAAAGLRVLAVPNALSKYGDFSSAYKILNSVRDVVEEIEKLG
- a CDS encoding DUF2357 domain-containing protein — translated: MDSGQHIRASFSKTSDGLVAENDYARILLSPVQGQVFSDHLVEATECNCLIRPLNEKDISVYIDDQPVETLGFLRDGHALWGRLATGDHPGHIRFCIRSDNVDLLYAELDVRPSYLDYETDYQIMRADLERISRELVYLLPDQTRISTRLTDDKGNNLDFHQVLDRLLNQLVRTLHAILKRPHRHLKTVQRIRAVDRAQGRDPDAIVDMIRSPQFWTHSETDLPHLPIADDVVCTHLRETHRHSDIDTSLNRHLVARLKRLSLRARSIAHTDLGHRLKIYVDHCLRLLPLPPARRDDALPVHVDVRYQTAFALIRDLNCALAPCKGGPFDLSFRDTHALYEYWVYFTLVHTLCDIGFVPTRDDNLFHLTNRGLSVSPAQGEPSAIYLQRGEYRIRCLYNMTYTTSSGRALTHDLRPDMIIEINNSNACAGMSKSSRERAIYAFDAKYRREDYNGTWIPMREDIDKMHAYRDAIGQVIDTDFQRILKSAVVLFPAQVDSAYQTHAFYTSLSYGIGGLPLLPGDANTLSALKEYIKEHILS
- a CDS encoding M3 family metallopeptidase: MSELKNNPLLVKEGLPRYDEIEPKHVVPGVKHMLSEAEKQIAALEQNMTPSWNGLLVPLEELDVPFSYAWGPVGHLLSVKNSDDLREAHEVVLQDVVAFGLRVQQSRPIYEGLVAIRDGEEWAKIDEAQKRCIDLKIRAAEHAGVGLEGTAKERFNEIAKELSQISTDFSNHVLDATKAYELIIENKKDTEDWPNSLRQVAAQSYAQANEGSEATPENGPWRITLDFPSFYPFMQHHRVRDHREQVYKAYIQRASSGEWDNSKLIARTLKLRKEQSALLGFETYADRSLNVKMAPDVASVERMIGELQAASQPHSENDFGALEALAKASGQEEPVMHWDTSFWSERLREQKFDYTDDQLRPYFPLPKVLDGMFALAERLFDIEIARADDENAHKWHEDVQFFKVLRDDERIASFYLDPYSRPAEKRGGAWMNDCLGRRWLNGELRLPVVHLVCNGTPPVGDTPSLMSFSEVETLFHEFGHGLQGMLTTVDYADVAGLHGVEWDAVEIASQFMENWCYQKPTLIGMTAHVETDEPLPDDLFEKIVAARTFQAGSLMMRQLSFGKTDILLHSTYDPDGEETAFDVERRVTEEMSVLPPLPESRFLCSFSHIFAGGYAAGYYSYKWSEVLSADAFGAFEEAGLDDEEAVKATGCKFRDTILALGGSKHPMDVYREFRGREPSTEALLRHNDLL